A segment of the Zingiber officinale cultivar Zhangliang chromosome 8B, Zo_v1.1, whole genome shotgun sequence genome:
atcacacCGTTGGACAATCTACTAAAACACTTCTTTCCAAAATCCTTCGGAGAGAAGTAATTCGCATAGATGcaaagtataagatagtaacaatctacTATCTTATTTTAATTCAAGTACAATGCAAGTTAAATAATATTTATACTAAACAAAGAATGTCGATGAAGTTTGTCGGCGCTATTTCGGAGCAGTAGCTTGCTTGAAGGTGTGTTGCATAACAGTAGCACAAACAGAGTCTTGCACGGAGGTGAATTGAAAATTGATTGCCTGCCTCAGATctcgagctcctttttataaCAATCGTCaccattcggtcgaccaatcctcgggtttggtcgactgaacccgctcccttccttcttcgctgACATCCGATCTTCGAGCATTAAGGATGtttaatggttcgatcgaccgatcatctTGTTAAGTCGACTGAACGGTGCACTTTACCCGTTCGTGGAGATTCTTCATTTGTAGACCCTAACTTCTACCACCTTTAAACTATACTAGctttccattttttattttttattttcgaccaccacatacatatacatatataatatatttgaacCATCCCAAACTTTACCATCGCTTAAAAATAAAGTCAACTACATAAAAGGAAGCAAAATCCATCATCAACGTCATTCAAATCCAGAAAAGAAATTCCTAAAAGCATTCTAAAACTCATAAACATGAATTAATACTGGATCCTTCGAGGATGTATTTTCCTCTCCAACTCCCTCACAACATGAATCataaaatactattttttttatttttttgaaccaCAGCGCGTAAACAGTAAGGTCTTCAGGGTGTACTATCAGCCCAGTCCAGTCAAATGTCAAGACCTCCAGCCTCCTCGTTTCCCTCACCTGCAATCATTTGAATCTAGTGAGCCTACTGACTCCGTACATCCAAATCAATAATAATGAGTAGTACATACACATATATAGGCACATGCATAGGTGGAAAAGAAAATACTTTTACTAATAcacatttagaaaaaaaaaacagtcatGAGCATTTGTtcctcttttttttattttataaatcgaTAAAGaaaatgtcacgccccggggagcccctgtccgaagaaatttcggcagcatctcccctgtacggcggacaatctgaaactttctacatcgctcccagggccacatatacatcggccaacacggccggaacaataacaataataaaatacatcACACAGtcatccacgcagttaaatagataacaaactagaacagggataatatgactcaaaaacaaccctactcaactacactcataaagctcaaaattgataacgaactcacctcttccgccatccaggcaggcatgtcgTAAAACAAATCCAGATAAAACTTTACAATGTCCATACGTAAACTAGTACAAGATCAGATAGTGCAATAAGCAATAAAAACCAAAAGACCCAAAACAGAACATCCTCggatctgcaggggactagcgactggaactctctccggacagtatcaacctgaaaataacaacggaggagggtgtgagtccaacactcagcaggtatcaactgatatacatagtaaggaaataacatctagcactaatcatgcgtacagtctcctgacgtaataaaggtaaatgcaaactgaaataaacaggagaatactgtattaaccaggacctggtacaaggataaacagtccgagaggtatagaaatcctgtatgcatgtcaagaatatgatacaaatagTCCAAAAAataacaatcacaagaaatagATGCATCTATGGCTATCACTAAcatcatggtcacccctgacgccagtcagccatctcacacacaatggtgggaccgagtgggtagggctgtgacaatcgtgcactctgcatcactacttctgatgagtgaccgagtggacgggatgctgtcggagtatacaCATACtcataccccaaatcataaatgggggagcgcaatgctctcatctccgggtACACGATGACAGAGAGGGAtctcgacgtgctaccacgctgtaatcacactacccatgagcggaccaacggagcatcgaactagcaaactgacgtgctaccacgctgcatcacgctacccatgagcgtcacaatggagcaccgaacagtgatgaaactggcgatgtgctcgacaataatggagcaatctatcacacagcatgcaatcatgcgaatggtgcatgacactaagcatggtaatatactgaatcaatctatatacatatatgatgtgcaccataatcaataaatcatatcaagggtacacagaccaaataaggtatcacacctaggtcctgaacatggtgaagcatggttatatcactacccctataagcatgtataatcaggtaagtaataacatgagatgcaaaacaagcatgtaacaggtatcaggtagtgactaaccgaagcaaataagaaacataattattgctatttgttaaattcactactatgcatatcaaagacataaagtcaaaagtacccgcctccaataggaaggtccaatccagtccaaatccgacgtcgagatgctcgtatCATATCAAACTCCTGTAGTATATGGTatctagatttagctaattacatataaataaattagctaaatctaatacTCGAAAAGCTaatataaatccagatccaattataaaccctaattggatcatttaaactcctcaatcgactttaactaatccatataaattagaacttgcaataagcataatccatcACAATAATCAATCCAACCATGatctacatctaagatcaaaACCTACATTTAACTATTCAATCACACTAAGCATGTATTaactagtgatatactaaccatctagtaatccatatcatctTCAATTCCacacatacctaattcatcaacaatacaaatcaatttccctacttcttaccttaatccacAGCCCAACAAATCCATAGCAAAGACAACTTGCTGTCGGAACAGAGGTAGCTGTTGGAAATCAAGAAACGCCCTGCAATGCACGGTCTGGATCAAAATGAAGCTCAAGAAATCGACATCCAAACAACAACCAAATTTCCATAACAACCAGAGCACCTTACCTCTTTCTCTCCACTAGTCGGAGGTGATGAACGATCGGGCGAAGGAAACTCCAGCGAACAGTATCGTGGTGGCTGGAATCTTGCTAATCTTCTACTTTGGGACACATAACTCCCAAATCAACACCACTCCAGCAAGATCAAGTCCAAAATCCACAGCTACGTATGGTACTTACCTCCAAAATTGCTGCTAGGGTGAATTTGTGCTCCTCGCCGTCAGCCAGAGAAGAGATCAGAGAATCGCAGACAGTGCTAGGATAGTAGGATCAGTAGAGAGCTCGATAATCTCTCTTCCGGCCAAACTCACTGGCGCAAGGGGTAGCGATCCGAGAGGACGGCTGAAGGTGATCGGAAGAAGAGGAGCCGACAGGGGTTTGGAACTAGGGCACAGGTAATGGAGCGACATCCCTGACCTGACCCTGTGACCTCTAGCGACGACGATGACATGGAGGTAACGGCGCTAGGGCACCTTTGGAGGGAGAGCCGCAGTGACAATCGGAGAGGGGTCAATGATCTGAGGGAAATCTGATCAGCCTATGCGATCGATGGAGAAGAAGGTCCGATGGTGATGGGCTGGACAACACCGGCGTGATCGAGAGTCGCCGACATCAGGGCGAAAGCGCTATGGACAGCGGCGTCGGGGAAGAGGAGGTCGCGTGAGAATGGGGCGAAGCTCCACaccttgagagggagaggaaggatgCTCGGCGTCTGTGATCGGAACGAAGGAGTCGCCGGAGAGGGAAGGGGATCTCGGGCAGAAGGAATCGGGGATGAAGTTGGGAGGAAAAATGAAACCGTTCGGGTGAGGGCACGCGAGCACAGTTCGGcggaggaaataaaagaaagaaaaagaaaaggaaaagaatttaaagaaaataaacattttctcgttaaaacagggtagcctaaacaggctttcccgggcccagtTTTTattcccgtaaactcgtccatacgagctccgaaaaattcccagaaaatttctaaaaatttccttatcattattcgtcatttttcggtattttacagaaaaatcatgagcatgtagCATTTTCATATATCATTAAAAATCATCATATCAAATAGCATAGCCTTTACCATTTATCATAAATCCTTTAGGGTGAAATTTGATCATTATAAGTGACTATCCTTTATCCTTTATCCTCTATTCGATTGATCAATCTGGCTATAAACCATGATACCAGGCGGCGGAGGCATCAACAATTCTTTTCTTATTGCTAAGCCTTAGCCTATAGTTGGCGGGGTGACAACAACTCTCGTCACTGGACCGTGCCCAAATATGGAAATCCGATATTGGGTTCCCTCTGGGACATTTTCTCGTAAAGGAGCTTCCTTTGGGGCCTTTTCCCTCATCGTGTTCCCATTAATTATATTTATCACAGTCAATTCACATCATTCAAAAAAATTCTGTATCTATTTCGTCACTTAAacaaagaaaaatagaaatagtTGTCCCCCCCTTTTTTCCAGTAACCAGGAATGCATGCTAACCTTAGCTTATATCATTAAAAATCCATAAAATTCCATATTCAATTTGAATAAtcattctttcattttttttatatggtATGATTAACTTCTAAACTTCCTACAGGTTCTTAGGACACTAGCTTCCAACCTGAATTGCAAGTGTGCCCCTTTGATGCATAACACCTCCTATACATGCATGAATTCTCAAAAATTTGTCCCCTCGggatggtctagtggctagcacatgaggtgttgtcaccatgAGGTATGGGGTTTGAATCTTAgcatagccgaggtaaataccttccttatgtgctagtcaccaTTCTCAAGGCTAGTAgttgcccgtgatttacctcctccgtgttggccctgggattggcgggggcgctgggggcaagcgtattcgcctttttccACCATGAATTCTCAAAAATTTCATGTAAAATCTATAATGACGTGATTAAATCATATGGTTCTAGTTTTCCATGCACTAAACCATAAACAATCTTACTACGATTTGAATGGCGAAAATAAAAGAAGGGTTTAAGAAGTGTCTTTGCATTTAATATGCCCGAAGAATAACCCTTGTCCTGACTTTTCCCTTCAAGCACCCACGAACAATCTTCTCCGCTTTTTCCCCCAACCCATGTTTGCAGTCGCTCAAATAACCCTAGGTTCTGCTCTCCCCCCTTTTTTTTCGAAGCATCCCCGTCTAAGATGTAGGGTTTATTTCATATAGTTGCTCATGTCCAGGCTCATTAATCCTATTAGATAGGCCTCAACTCATAGAATAATTCAATCCCACAAATAAACcatatatttctaaaaataaaaataattatttaatagaatatttttattaatcATGTAATCATGGAAAACTATATTATTCATGCAATTAAAACATTTAATTAAGATAATTTAGCAATTTATTAATTTGCATGCAAATGGTTAGTGGATTTTGGATATTACAATTCCTTCctccttaaataaaatttcatcTTCGAAATTATAAGTCACCGAATAATTCCCAGTAGCGACTCCTCATGTCGGTCTCAGTCTCCCAAGTAGCTTCTTCCTCCGAGTGAATTTGCCACTTAACCTTGATCATTTTTATAACCTTATTTCGTAGCCTTCTCTCTTGTCTGCCCAATATTCGAGCAGACCTCTCCTCATAAGATAGATTTGGTGTAAGCTGCAGTGGTTCAAAATTTAGCACATGTGAAGGATTCGACATGTACTTACGAAGCATCGAGATGTGGAACACATTATGTACTCCTGCCAAATTAATTAGGTGGCAAAGCCACTCGATAAGTCAATGTTCCCACTCTATCTAGGATCTCAAACGGCCCAATGAATCTTGGACTGAGTTTGTCtttcttaccaaatctcataacacCCTTTATAGGTGCTATTTTCACGAAAACATGATCACCAACTGCAAACTTGAGATCCCTTCTTTTGttgtcagcatagctcttctgtcgACTTTGAGCAGTCTTCATCCTATCCCGGATTCTGGCTACTAGATCTGTTGTATGCTTCACAATTTCTGGACCCATTTTTTCTCTTTGTCCTACTTCATCCCAATGAATAGGTGATCTATATTTCCTTCCATaaagtgcctcataaggagccatgccaATAGACAACTGTTAACTGTTGTTATAAGTAAACTCCACAAGCTGTAGCTTCGATTCCCAGCTCCCTTGGAAATCGATCACACATGCTCGTAGTAAGTCTTCCAAAATCTGTATCACCCTCTCCGATTGACCATCTGTTTGGGGATGGAATGCTATACTGAATAGTAGTTTAGTTCCCATGGCCGAATGTAAACTTTTCTAGAAAGTTGAGGTAAACCTCGAATCTCTATCCGATACTATAGAAATGGGAATCCCATGCAATCTGACTATTTCTCGGATGTACAACTCTGCATACTGAGTAATGGAGAAGGTTGTCTTCACTAGTAGGAAATGCGCCGACTTAGTGAGACGATCAATTATTACCCAAATGGCATTAGAGCCTTTCATCATCTTTGGTAGACCCACTACAAAATCTATGGTAATGTTCTCCCATTTTCACTCCAGAATTGGAAGTGGCTTAAGCATCCCTACTGGTCTttgatgttctgctttgacttGTTGACAAGTTTGGCATTCGAATACGAAACGCATGATGTCACGTTTCATACCTAGCCACCAATAAAGTAACTGTAGGTCCTTATACATCTTGTTCTCCCTGGATGTACATAATATGGAGTATCATGGGCTTCTGTCAAAATCTCAACTAAGTGAGTCAACACCAAGAACCTAGAGTCAGACCCGATATTTGACAGTACCATCTTCGACCTAATATAAACCCAAACCCTTAGACTCGTCCTTCTGTATCCACTTCTATAGTTGCCCATCAATAGCTTGTCCTTTCCGAATTTTGTCCCTTAaggtaggttgtactgttagagtGGAAAAGCTAGGAGTCTGGCCCTTAGCATACATCTCGAGGTTAAATCCCTGAATTTCTGTTTAAAGGGGTTTTTGTATTGATAGTTGTGTAATGACTGTCGTTTTCCTACTAAAGGCATCAACagccacattagctttcccggggTGATAgctataggatcgaaaagaatttagatatctccataatggtatgatattgtccactttgggcctaaaccctcatggttttgctcttgggctctacccaaaagacttcatgccaatggagatatctttctcttataaacccatgatctttcccatgtgtttgcaatgtgggactatgtttgcaacctttcaaccccaataatcccccctcaaacaaaggaacacagacttcccacgtccgatcatcgatccaccaggtcttcctgcccctcggtccacccgacatactaggacttccttgcctagtctcaactaggacttcctgcctggtgtctggtcctcttgatccgaacataggagctctcacttcctttgttcgaggtcaatattgtaccaacatgtctcaattagaccatagctcttgtgcacagtcggcggttaaaccttctggcagtccgggttctgataccaattgtaggatcgaaaagaatttagatatctccacaatggtatgatattgtccactttgggcctaagccctcatggttttgctcttgggctctaccaaaaaggcctcatgtcaatggagatatctttcttttataaactcatgatctttcccatgtgttttcaatgtgggactatgttttgcaaccccaacagtagcTAATATCACAGTCGTAGTCCTTCACAAGCTCTATTCATCTTCTCTGTCTCATGTTTAGCTCTtgctgggtgaagaaatactttaggcTTTCGTGATCAGTAAAGATTTTGTACTTCTCCCCATACAAATAGTGTCTCCATATCTTTAAAGCAAACACAACCGCTGCTAGTTTAAGGTCATGGGTCGGATAATTCTTTTCATGCACTTTTAGCTGTCGAGACGCATATGCAATGACTCGATCGCGCTGCATAAGAACCGCACCCAAACCTAGCTTCGAAGCATCTGTATACAACACACACTCTCCCTGTCCTGATGGCATAGCTAAAACTGGCACCGTGGTAAGCGCTTGCTTCAACCGCTCAAAAATGTCTTAACAATCAGCTCCCCATGTAAACTTGGCATTCTTCTTCGTCAGGGTTGTCAAGGGCACTACAATGGAAGAAAAACCCTTAATGAATTTCTGATAGTAGCCTACCAAACCTAGGAAACTGCGTATCTCGGTTGTATTTTTAGGCACTGGTCATCCTCTGACTGCCTCAACTTTAGTAGGATCTACTTCTACCCCATCTTTTGAAATAACATGGCCTAGGACTGTCATCTTCTCTAACCAGAATTCACACTTGCTAAACTTTGCAAATAGCTTTCGGTCTTGCAGTATCTGCAAAGCGATCCTCAAGTGTTGACTATGCTCCTCCCTGCTCCTCGAATAgatcaaaatatcatctatgaatACAATGATGAACTAATTGAGATACGGTTGGAATACgcgattcatgagatccatgaagatcattgggcatttgtcactccgaatgACATCACCATAAATTCATAATGTCCATATCGTGTCCTGAAAGCCATTTTATGCACGCCCATTTTTTTTACCCTAAGTTGATGGTATCTTGATCGGAGATCTATCTTCGAGAATACTGATACCCCTTGCAACTGATCAATAAATCTTCGATTATTAGCAAAAGATACTTATTCTTCACTGTCACTCTATTCAACTCTCGATAATCGATACAGAGCCTCATACTTTCATCATTTTTCTTCATGAATAATACAGGTGCGTCCCATGGTGAAAAGTTTGGCCGAATGAATCCTTTATCCAGTAACTCTTGAATCTAATCTTTCAGTTCTTTCATTTTTGCCCGAGCGAGATGatacagtgccttagagattggCACTGTACCCAGTATCAGCTCAATGGAAAATTCCACCTCCCTTCTAAAGGAATTCCAGAGACATCCTCAGGAAATACGCTACGAAATTCTCGGACAACTTCGACATCCTCCACCTTTTGGCCAACTCCATCAAGTATCAAAACAACATTGGCTAGAAATCCTTGACAAGCCCTCGTCATGAGTTTCCTCGCATCGATGCAAGAAATAAGGTGCGGCCTCTAT
Coding sequences within it:
- the LOC122013804 gene encoding uncharacterized protein LOC122013804, producing the protein MAPYEALYGRKYRSPIHWDEVGQREKMGPEIVKHTTDLVARIRDRMKTAQSRQKSYADNKRRDLKFAVGDHVFVKIAPIKGVMRFGVHNVFHISMLRKYMSNPSHVLNFEPLQLTPNLSYEERSARILGRQERRLRNKVIKMIKVKWQIHSEEEATWETETDMRSRYWELFGDL